From the bacterium genome, one window contains:
- a CDS encoding glycoside hydrolase family 16 protein, with amino-acid sequence MKTAAALLAALLALGAAGGCTDEEAPVPYGLTFEDDFEGPAGQQPDPAKWRFDVGTGWGNAQLEYDTDRAENVHLDGEGHLAITARQEDWEGRAYTSGRIKTEGLFAQARGRFEARLQLPSGRGLWPAFWLLGADVREVGWPACGEIDVMEYRGQEPRTIHGSLHGPGYAGGAALTAAHSISQGGYDLGFHTYAIEWNERSITWFVDGYAYLAVDRSALPGGAAWAFDHPFFILLNVAVGGNWVGPPDDTTVFPQVMLVDWVRVYGEMP; translated from the coding sequence GCTGCACCGATGAGGAGGCGCCGGTACCCTACGGCCTGACTTTCGAGGACGACTTCGAAGGCCCCGCCGGCCAGCAGCCCGATCCCGCCAAGTGGCGCTTCGACGTCGGCACCGGCTGGGGCAACGCCCAGCTCGAGTACGACACCGACCGCGCCGAGAACGTGCACCTCGACGGCGAGGGGCATCTCGCCATCACCGCCCGCCAGGAAGACTGGGAAGGCCGCGCCTACACCTCGGGCCGCATCAAGACCGAGGGGTTGTTCGCGCAGGCGCGCGGCCGCTTCGAGGCCCGTCTCCAGCTGCCGTCGGGCCGCGGCCTGTGGCCGGCCTTCTGGCTGCTCGGCGCCGACGTGCGCGAGGTCGGCTGGCCGGCGTGCGGCGAGATCGACGTCATGGAGTACCGGGGCCAGGAGCCGCGCACGATCCACGGCAGCCTGCACGGTCCCGGCTACGCCGGCGGCGCGGCGCTCACCGCCGCCCACTCGATCTCCCAGGGCGGCTACGACCTCGGTTTCCACACCTACGCGATCGAGTGGAACGAGAGGTCGATCACCTGGTTCGTCGATGGCTACGCCTACCTCGCGGTCGACCGCTCCGCGCTTCCGGGCGGCGCGGCCTGGGCCTTCGACCACCCCTTCTTCATCCTGCTGAACGTCGCGGTGGGCGGCAACTGGGTCGGCCCGCCCGATGATACGACCGTCTTCCCGCAGGTGATGCTCGTCGATTGGGTCCGCGTCTACGGCGAGATGCCGTAG